The segment TACGTCCCATTCTATATATGAAACTCTCGATACTCGGGTCAACCAAACTACTCTACTACTTGTTACTATCGAATTAGAAAAGTCGTTTCATTGACGCACGTTTCGCCGTGTACCTCCGGTATCTGATCCTAAATAATACTTGGTCAAAACTATCTCGAAACATGCCTGAAAATCATAATGCACATTTTACAAGGTATATAGGTTATGTTTACGTGTGATTTCTGATTGCTTTACCatctacatacatatatagatatatagtTAAGCATCTATATAAATACTTGCCGCATCCGATTTATGAAATTCGAGTAGTTGAAGTTTTCTGCATAAATCACCTATGCTGCAATAAATAACCGTAGACATGTAACACTAACAAATGGAATTGAGTTTTACAAAAGAGCGAAACCTAAGTACCTATGTACATCTTTGAAATTCCGATATTGTTATGCACGCTTTTGTGTATTTGTATACATTGTACAGTGTTACTCCCACTTCCCCAACCACAACCACAAGACGATGGTGTGATCTAGCAGTAACTCGAGGTACTAATCGTCTAGAGATTTCGATATTTTGCCATGAGCAGCGCCACCGGTTATCGGTGTTCACTCATCTGTCGGTAACGCTCATCTACCATTCAGCGTTTTGCCACGCGGATGGCGTCACCTGTCTAAAACTGGCCGCTTCACAGAGCAAATGTTTTTTGCCGAAATCTGCATTGTATCTTACGGTCAATCCGTTcgttaaatttctattttattggATGGCACTTTCATGCTATATTATCTTTGTTGTTTTGCGTAATTTTTTTGGAACGGGACctatatagaatatatatatcgATCAGTTTCTATATATCCTCTAATCGACAAGTTTACGCGGATCCAATTAACAAAAGGAATAGATAAAATATTCTCCGAACGAATGCGCATAtgcatgtatatgtatatatgtatatatgtacgtatataGATATTGAAATGGCTGGGACCTCGAGGATTACAGAGCAAGAGCGAGTGCGAGAGCGAGATTGAGACGTATATACACTCGGATAgaaatagaatagaggaatttGCATCGCGAACGTTTCGTTGGACCGGGCTTTGCACATCTCGGCTGGCTAACGTTCATTCGGGTCGAAGAAGTAGCTAGTACGCTATTTATATCTGCTTATTAAATACGAATACTGAAATTAGCTGCGACGTAACCGCGCGTTTGAAAGGGAGCTCACCGAAATGCTTCTGGCGTGCCGTGTCGATCGCGTACATTTCACAGCGAATGCTAGGACAATCTAACGGTGAAACGAAACGCGTATAGTATGCTAGGCATATTCGATTCGATAATCACACCGACTGTGAAAACGCTAGGGAAACCGCACAATTCTTAACAAGATGATTGCTCGCAATCATTACGAGATAATTCTGAGACGACGCGAACGCGAGGATATAAGCGGCCGTCGACCGTACTCGCGTCATTATTAGTTGCTATCGTTCAGAGAAACGGCGTCACGTTTTTCTAGAAACGCGTTGGTGCTCGACGGATCCGTGTCTTTGCTTTGAACATCAAAGGGAATACGTTCTCAAAATGGTAAGATGAAAAATTGTAGCGTTAACGGTGACGATTCGGTGAAATGTACAGTGTCGACGATTAAAATCGATAAtcccatatatatatatacgcgtatatgtatatattgcaTCGAATCTCGAAATCCGGCACAAAGCATTGGAGATCGAAATCAACTTGTCTCTCTTTCATTGTTGTTTCTTTGCTTTGCACTAATATTCGCTGATATCGACAATCGCAATACCACGAAGAAAATAGAGTAAGAGAGTGAGGGAGGGGTAGGTGGAGTACAGAGAGTCATGGTGTGAGAAGGGAAGGGGGGTGTGTGGATGGTTgtaccagagagagagagagagagagagagagagagcgcacgAGCGggagaaatttttgtaaaagcTACGTTGGACTGTTTCAGCGCGAGTGCATATCCATTCATGTCGGTCAGGCTGGCGTGCAAATTGGAAACGCTTGCTGGGAGTTGTACTGTTTGGAACACGGGATACAACCGGATGGACAAATGCCGACAGACAAAATGTTTGGAGACGATAGTTTCAGTACTTTTTTTAGCGAAACTAGTGCTGGGAAACACGTGCCACGGGCGGTATTCGTCGATCTAGAGCCTACGGTGGTCGGTAAGCACGAGGAACGAGGGTAAAAATGagaagacgatgaaatatgtagtACGATTGTGTTTGCAGACGAGGTACGAACGGGAGCGTATCGGCAACTTTTTCATCCAGAACAATTAATCACCGGAAAGGAAGATGCAGCGAACAATTACGCGCGTGGTCATTACACGATCGGCAAAGAAATCGTCGATCTGGTGATCGATCGAGTGCGCAAGCTGGCGGACCAATGCACCGGTTTGCAGGGATTTTTGATCTTTCATTCGTTCGGTGGCGGCACCGGCTCGGGCTTTGCTTCTCTGTTGATGGAACGACTTTCCGTCGAGTACGGGAAGAAGTCGAAATTGGAATTTGCGATTTATCCGGCACCTCGGATTTCCACGGCGGTCGTCGAACCTTACAATTCTATTCTGACCACTCATACGACCCTCGAGCATTCGGACTGTGCTTTCATGGTGGACAACGAAGCGATATACGACATTTGTCGACGGAATCTTGACATAGAAAGGCCCACTTACACAAACTTGAACAGACTGATAGGACAGATCGTGTCCTCGATAACGGCTTCGTTGCGATTCGACGGTGCGTTGAACGTCGATTTGACCGAGTTCCAAACCAATTTGGTGCCCTACCCGAGAATTCATTTCCCGTTGGTGACCTATGCCCCCGTGATTTCAGCCGAGAAAGCTTATCACGAGCAGCTCTCGGTGGCAGAGATTACCAATGCTTGTTTCGAGCCGGCGAACCAAATGGTCAAGTGTGATCCGCGTCACGGCAAGTACATGGCCTGCTGTATGCTCTACAGAGGAGACGTTGTCCCGAAAGACGTAAACGCCGCCATCGCCGCCATCAAGACCAAACGTACGATACAATTCGTCGATTGGTGTCCGACCGGATTCAAGGTCGGGATCAATTATCAACCACCAACGGTCGTTCCTGGCGGCGATTTGGCCAAAGTACAGCGGGCAGTCTGCATGCTGGCCAATACCACGGCCATCGCCGAAGCTTGGGCCCGGCTGGATCACAAATTCGATCTGATGTATGCCAAGAGAGCTTTCGTTCATTGGTACGTCGGCGAAGGAATGGAAGAAGGGGAGTTTTCCGAAGCTCGCGAGGATCTTGCAGCGCTCGAGAAGGACTACGAAGAAGTTGGACTCGATTCGATCGATGTCGACGCAGATCCGACCGACGAATATTGATGCAGCTTTCGGTTTTTTCTTGTTTCTTTCTCCTCTCTCCACTCCCTATCCCAATCCCTCTATACCTCTGTGTCTCGTACACATGTATATGCCGTGTCTTTGCTCTTTCCCTTtacgtgctctctctctctctctccccctctccctctctttctcgttgCAAACTGTAGAATTTCCACGATTCATCTGAAACGAGATATAGGACGCAAACACTAGGAAAAATCAACGTTACAACGATACAACGCTACATTAGAGTGTCTCGAGAATGCGAAAATCTATTGCTTACGCCGTACAATGTACAATTTGAAATTGCACCAGAACTTTCCTTCACAGTAATATATGAAAAAGCAAGCGTAGCAATTACCGAGAATTATATCTCCGTGGTTGCTTCGTGAATTTTAGAcgtaattttgttttattgcaTTACACAAACGGGGGCTGGGAAGGCGAAATTAAATAGCGGATTAAATACATCAGCGTGACGCCttaacaaattaaaaacgtAAAAACATTAACAGTACAATATAGTTCCTTATCATAGACGTAATGCGATGGCA is part of the Halictus rubicundus isolate RS-2024b chromosome 10, iyHalRubi1_principal, whole genome shotgun sequence genome and harbors:
- the LOC143358393 gene encoding tubulin alpha chain, testis-specific, whose protein sequence is MRECISIHVGQAGVQIGNACWELYCLEHGIQPDGQMPTDKMFGDDSFSTFFSETSAGKHVPRAVFVDLEPTVVDEVRTGAYRQLFHPEQLITGKEDAANNYARGHYTIGKEIVDLVIDRVRKLADQCTGLQGFLIFHSFGGGTGSGFASLLMERLSVEYGKKSKLEFAIYPAPRISTAVVEPYNSILTTHTTLEHSDCAFMVDNEAIYDICRRNLDIERPTYTNLNRLIGQIVSSITASLRFDGALNVDLTEFQTNLVPYPRIHFPLVTYAPVISAEKAYHEQLSVAEITNACFEPANQMVKCDPRHGKYMACCMLYRGDVVPKDVNAAIAAIKTKRTIQFVDWCPTGFKVGINYQPPTVVPGGDLAKVQRAVCMLANTTAIAEAWARLDHKFDLMYAKRAFVHWYVGEGMEEGEFSEAREDLAALEKDYEEVGLDSIDVDADPTDEY